GTTCGACGTAGGCGCTCATGCCTTCGCGGGCGTAGCCGTGGGCGAGGTCGAACATCGAGTAGTTCAGGGCGTGGAAGCCGGCCAGGGTGATGAACTGGAAGGTGAAGCCCATGGCGCCGAGTTCACGCTGGAACTTGGCGATCGTGGCGTCGTCCAGGTGCTTGCGCCAGTTGAAGGACGGCGAGCAGTTGTAGGAGAGCATCTGGTCCGGGAACTCGGCCTTGACGGACTCCGCGAACTTGCGGGCGAGCTCGAGGTCCGGGGTGCCCGTTTCCATCCAGATGAGGTCGGAATACGGGGCGTAGGCCTTGGCGCGGGCGATGCAGGGTTCGATGCCGTTGCGGACCTTGTAGAAGCCCTCAGCGGTACGTTCGCCTGTGATGAATTCCTGGTCGCGCTCGTCGACGTCGGAGGTAATCAGGGTGGCTGCCTCGGCGTCGGTGCGGGCGATAACGACCGTCGGGGTGCCTGCGACGTCGGCCGCGAGGCGGGCGGCGTTCAGGGTCCGGACGTGCTGCTGGGTGGGGATGAGCACCTTGCCGCCGAGGTGGCCGCACTTCTTTTCCGAGGCGAGCTGGTCTTCCCAGTGCACGCCCGCGGCGCCGGCCTGGATCATGGATTTCATGAGTTCGTAGGCGTTCAGGGGGCCGCCGAAGCCGGCTTCGGCGTCGGCGACGATCGGGACCAGCCAGTCCTCGACGGTCTGGATGCCTTCGGAGAATTCGATCTGGTCGGCGCGGAGCAGGGCGTTGTTGATGCGGCGGACCACGGTGGGGACCGAGTTGGCCGGGTAGAGCGACTGGTCCGGGTAGGTGTGGCCGGAGTTGTTGGCGTCGGCGGCGACCTGCCAGCCGGAAAGGTAGATGGCCCGAAGCCCGGCCTTGACCTGCTGCACGGCCTGGTTGCCGGTCAGCGCACCGAGGGCGTTGGTGTAGCCGCCGGTCTTGGCCTCTTCCGTGAGCTGCTTCCACAGCTTCTCGGAGCCGCGCTTGGCCAGGGTGTGTTCTTCGGAGACGCGGCCGCGGAGGCGGACGACGTCGGTGGCGGAGTAATCGCGGGTGACGCCTTCCCAACGCGGGTTGGCAGCCCATTCGAGCTCCAGTGCGGCGGCCTGCTCGGTTGCTGTCTGCTGAGCGGCGGGCTGTCCTGGTTCAAATGCTGCGGTCATTGTCTGTCTCCTTTGACGCTACTTTGGCGTGTTGCTGTCTATGTAGCCCCGGCCGATCTTCGCTGCGCCTTTGCAGTCCAGGCCGGCCGGGGTTTCCGTAGTTCTTACTTTTCAGTACTTCCAAGAGGCTTTCTAGAGGAAAACCATGGAAAGAAACGCACTTCTTCGCGTATTCTCAAAAAATGTCACCTGTGAGCTGGAACCGCGAAGTACCGCCGCCGTCGTCGTCTGCCTCTGACGCCGAACTGGACGTCATCAGCCTGGGCCGCCGCGTGCGGTATCTGCGCAAGCAGGCCGGGCTGACCCTCGACGACGTGAGTGCCGCCGTCGGGACCGCCCCCAGCCAGTTGAGCCTCATCGAGAACGGCAAGCGGGAACCCAAGCTGGGTTTGTTGAAGCAACTCGCGGCCGCCTTGAATGTGGGCATCGACCAGCTGCTCGGAGCGGAACCGCCCAGCCGCCGCGCCGCCCTGGAAATTGAGCTGGAACGATACCAGCGCGGGCCCCTCTACGAGTCGTTGAACCTGCCGAAAATCCGCGTCAGCGCGCGGCTACCGCTCGATGTTCTAGAGTCGCAAGTGGGCCTCCTGCAGGAGCTTGAGCGCAGGCTCAACGAGCAGGTCGCGACGCCGGAAGAAGCCCGGCGCGCGAACGGTGAACTGCGTGCCATGATGCGCGAGCGCGGCAACTATTTTCCGGAGTACGAGGCCGAAGCGCAGAAGGTCCTCAAAGGCGTTGGCTACACCGCCGGTCCCTTGAGCCAACACGTCATCGCAGACATCGCGGACCACCTCGGATTCACGCTTCACCACGTGGGCGACCTGCCCCATTCCACCCGCTCGGTGACCGATCTAAAGAATCACCGAATTTATCTCACGCAGAGCCAACGCCAGGACCACGATCCCCGTTCGGTCCTTCTTCAGGCCCTCGGCCATTACGTCCTGGGCCACGAGACGCCCAAGAACTACGGCGACTTCCTGGCGCAGCGGGTCGCAACGAACTACTTCGCCGCGGCGCTCCTCCTGCCCGAACACGCCACCCTGGAGTTCCTCCAGAAGGCGAAAGCCGCCAAGGAGATCGCCGTCGAGGACATCCGGGACGCCTTCGCCGTCTCCTATGAAACAGCCGCGCACCGCTTCACCAACCTGGCCACGAAGCACCTGGGCATCACCACCCACTTCCAGAAGACCCACCAGAGCGGCATCATCTACAAGGCCTACGAGAACGACGGCGTCGCCTTCCCGCAGGACCATACCGGCGCCATCGAGGGCCAGCCGGCGTGCAAGGCGTGGACTTCGCGTGCCGTGTTCGACGTTCCGGACAAGTTCAGCGCCTACAGCCAATACACCGATACCGTCTCCGGCACCTATTGGTGCACGGCCCGTACCGAACGCTCGGCGGCGGGGGAATTTTCGCTCAGCATCGGCGTGCCGTACCAGCATGTGAAGTGGTTCCGCGGGAGGGAAACGACGGCGCGGGCTACCTCGACGTGTCCGGACCCGAACTGCTGCAAGCGGCCCCCGGCGTCGTTGGCTTCATCCTGGGCAGGCAATGCCTGGCCGTCCGCCCGCGCTCACTCGCACCTCCTGGCCGCCATGCCGCCGGGTGCGTTCCCCGGCGTCGACGAGACCGAGGTGTACGCGTTCCTGGAGGCGCACTCGGGGTAGTTATTGGGCTGTTGCATTGGGGGCGCGTCACGCTGCGCACCTTTTTGGATTCCTGCGGGCTGGACGGCCCCGGAATTCCGCGGCTTGGCCCGTGGTACGGACTCAAAAACCTGCCCTGCGTGACGCCTACTCCTTGAGGACCGGGTAGCTCAAGTGGGTGACGCCCACACCCTCGACGACGGTCGGGTTGCCTAAAGTGATCGGCGCGTTCTCAAAGCGATCGAACAGCCGGATACCGGATCCGAGCAGGAGCGGAACCAGGTCGACGCGGATCTCGTCGAGCAAGCCAGCGTCGAGGCACTGTCGGATGGTGTCCGGCCCGTGCATGCCGACGATCTTGTCGCCAGCCGCCGCCTTTGCCTGCCCGACAGCGCTTTCCAGCCCGTCGGTGACGAAGTGCACCGAGGAGTCGGAACGGGGCCACCCCTCGGGCATCTGATGAGTCACGACGTACGCGGGCACGCCGAACGGGTGCTGGCCGCCCCAGGCGTCGGCCCGGTCGGAGGTGCGTCTCCCGGTGAGCATCGCACCCACCTCACCCATCAAGGTCCGCAGGTGTTGGGCACTCGCTTCGGAAACATGGAATGTGAAGCCCGGGTTGAAGGTAGGGACGTCGACGTCGCCTGCGAAGTACCAGTCGAAGACCTCGTCGACGCCGTCGTCGAGATCCGCCACATAGCCGTCGAGGGACATCGACATGAACGCCACTACCTTGGTCATTGCGTTGCTCCTTCAGTTTCGGACGGGTTTGGGCAGGCCGGGACGGGTCAGACGGACATGGCCCAGGACAAAGCCGCATCGCGGCGAGGCTCGGACGGGTCTACCAGCCGTATTCTGTCCACGAGCCGGACACGGTCGATGAGGGATGACTCGATGAGTGCCAGAACGAACGCATGGTCCTTGGGGCGTGCCGCAATGAGCTTCGCCGCGCAGAGATCGTAGGGATCCAAGCAAAGCCCGGTGCTGTACCGGGTCTGCTCATTGCGCACACCGACAAGGCGGTACTCCCAGTCCTCCGGGAGCACAGCAGTCTCCCTTTCGGCAGCCTGGACATAGAACCCGAACTCCTTGTGGAAGGGTGACCACTCACCAAGGGCGGAGTCGATGCTGTCCGCAAGCGTGCCGGCGTCGTCGTCGGAAAACGGGGCGATATCGACGGCATCCGACATGGTGATCGATGCAGGCAACTGGTCCTCCGTGAAGGATCCCAGAATTGACTGGCTGCCGATTACGATCACCCGGTCGCCGTGGATGATGTCCGTAGCGGCTCGGATGGCGTGCTCGAGCTCATCGCGGCGCATGGCTGTACCGTACCCCCGCACCGGCCGATTGTCAGTAGCCGCCCCGCTGCCGCCCCGCTGCCGCTCGCGCCCAGCCAGCAGCGTTGCTACTTTTTCGATGAGCTCGTACGGGATTGGCTTCCCCAAGGGGAACTTCAACGTGCCCTTGGCCGCCCGGAAAGGGGCGATTTCCCGCTCGAAGTCCTCGTCGCCGTCGGGCACTGGATAGACGGAAATGTGGTGCTTCCACGCCGCGAAATACACCACATAGTGGCCGTCGAGCGTGATGGTGGAGATTCCGTAACTGATCCTGTCCCCGGCTCCGGGCACAGCTGCCAGTGCCCGCCGCCGGATCTCCTGAAGGATGGTTCGCACCTCGTCCGGCCGCGACGCAATGTATTCGTCCACCGTGTCAAAATGTTCCACCATGCACTTCCCCCGCTCCGTCCCGAGCCCTGCTGTTCAGCCGGTCTTGGACCAAGCTTGCCTCAGTCCGCGCCACCCTGCCAGAGGCGGTCGAACGGGTTCGTGGCGACTCCGACGCTCGCTCACTTATGTCGGGTTTTGGCTGGTCGCTCGCTCGCTTATGTCGGGTTTTGGCTGGTCGCTCGCTCGCTTATGGTGACGAGCGTCGTGCGCGGTGGCGAGTTTGCCGGACAATTCTCGATTCCTCGATGCGAGAATAGGGGAGGCTCCGCGGTTTTGCTGGCGGGTCCACCACCAGTGCTAATACAGCGGGGCGCCGTGCTAACTCCGGCCGCCTGCGCAAACCACTATGAACGGACAAGCGATGACGTCAGCACCAGAATCCCAGACCCTCAGTAAACCCGCGCCCCGCTTCGCATCGATAGGCTCCCCGTACTTCGGCATCATGCTGGCGTGCATGGCCGTCGTGCTGATCCTGTCCAACATCGGCGCTGCGAAAGGCGTCGTCTTCGGTCCGATCATCACCGACGGCGGATTCTTCCTCTTCCCGCTTGCGTACATTCTCGGCGATGTGATGAGCGAGATTTATGGATTCAAAGTTGCCCGCAAAGCGATCATCACCTCGTTCGCACTGTCAGCATTCGCATCGCTCTGCTACTGGATCATCATCGCGCTGCCCGGTTTCAATGACGATTACGGCAACGCCAAGCAGGCTGCCATCGAAGGCGCACTGGGGCCGGTTCCCCAGATCGTCCTTGCTTCACTTCTCGCGTTCCTGGCCGGCCAGACCATCAACTCGCTGATCCTGGTCAGGATGAAAGCCCGTTCGGGAGAGAGAACCCTCTGGGCTCGGCTCATGGGATCGTCCGGGGTGGGCGAATTCGTGGACACGCTCATCTTCTGCAGCATCGCCGCCTCGGTCATTGGCATCACGGACTTCGGAAGCTTCGTCAACTATGTGCTGGTTGGCTTTGTGTACAAGGTCGGTGTCCAGTACATTCTCGTGCCCGTAACGTCCTTGGTCATTGGCTGGATCAAGAAGCGCGAGCCCAGCTACTGGGCCTGAGCGGGCGTTGGCCCGGGAGGAGATATATGTGAGCGGGCGTCGGCCCGGGACGCGATATATGTGAGCGGGCGTCGGCCCGTGAGGCGATATAGGTGAGCCGGCGTTGTCGCGGGGGGCGATATATGTGAGCGGGCGTCGTCGGCTCAGGGGAACCGCAGGGAAGTCCGGTAGTTTCAGAGGATGAAGCTGGGAAACGCCGTGCTCACGGCCGAGAATCTTGTTGCAGGCTATGGCGAGCATGCAGTGTGCGGGCCGCTCGACGTCGAGGTTTTCTCCGGGCAAGTCCTCGGGATGGTGGGCGAAAACGGTGCGGGCAAATCCACCCTGCTCCGCACGATGATTGGCGCGCAGGCCGCTATTGAGGGCGATGCCCACGTTCTTGGCTTGATGCCGGACGACCGCTCGGCCCTCTTTCGCAGCAAGGTTTCGGTGCTGCTGGATGAAGATGCCTACTTCGATTCCCTCACCGTCCGCGAGCACCTTTCCTTGGTGGCCAGGGGGCATGGCCTCGCCGACCCCGATGCTGCCGTGGAGGGAGAGATCGACTTCTTCGAGCTCCAAACGGTGGCCGAAGCGTTTCCCGATCAGCTTTCCTCGGGGCAGCGCCGCAAGCTCCTCCTGGCCTCGGCATTCATCCGCCCCTTCGAACTGCTAGTCCTGGACGAGCCGGAGCAGCGGCTCGATACCCGCATGCGTGGCCTGCTCGCCCAGCGGATCGCCCGGACTGCCAAAAAGAGTGCCGCCGTCGTCATGGTCACCCACGATGCGGACGTCGCCCAGGCGGCGTGTACCCGGGCGGTAATAGTCGACGACGGCGGTGCGCGCGTGGTGAGTACCGACGAGGCCGTGGCGAGGATCCGCCGGTGAGCATGTCCACTGCTGCCGTAGCGCAGCCGGAGTTCGTCGACTTCGACCCCGAGCGTGCCACGCGCAAGGTCATCCGCCCGCGTGGCCAGTCCTTGCTTTCCAGGCTCAACGAGCTCTACATCCAGTTCCTGACCTTCGGCGTCGGCCTGATCTACGCGACGGGCCTCCTCAACGGGCTCACTGCCGCCGCGGAACATGGTTTCGGCGGCCACCTGATTTCGGCCAGCTACGGTGTGGTTCCTGTTGAATACGGTCTCGTGGCCGGATTCGGGCTCTTGGGCCTCGCCGCGTACTGGGTGGCGGGCAGGCTCGGTCCACTGGCCATCACGGCGAATCAGCGGCACTGGTGGTACTCGCTGGCTATCAACCGCGAGCCGCTCCTAGCCCGAGGCTTGCGACGCGCAGTCCTGGCTGCCGCCGTCGTCGGGGCACTCACCACCATCCCCGTAGCGGTCATCAGCGGCTCGAACGCGGTGGTGTTTGCCGGACGGGTCCTGGCAGGGGCACTGACCGGCGCGGCTATTCTCGCGCTGGCCGCGTTCGCCCAGACGCGCTTGGCAGGGCCGGCCGGGAGCCAGAGGTCGGCCAGGCCGCAAGGCCGGGCAACCTCGTGGCTGTTGGCTGCCGCTTCGGCCGCACTCGGAGCAATGCTTTTCGGGACGCTGCAAGGAAACTGGAACTTCGCCGTCGCCCCTGCAGTCGCTTTGATTGCCGCGGCGCTCGGCATGCGAAACAAGCTCTCCAGCGTCCGCACCACATCGCTGCTCAAGGCAGGGTCCGCGAGGGGACATGTCCAGGCTGCGCTCACACTAATGGACACCGGGGAGCTCAGTGCCTCCCTGTCCAGCGGCGGCAAACGGAGCCGGATCAAGCTTCCGGGCACGCCGCGCACCGCAGCGGGCGCGCTCTTCCACGCCGAGGCAACCGTGCTCGCCCGGCAGCCCGGCCGGCTGTGGCGCTGGGGCCTGGGTCTCGCCGTCGTTCCCTTGACCGGGCTGGTCCGGACGTTCGATTCACCCGTCATCCTGCTTCCCGTGCTGCTTGCCGCGGCGATCTTCTCTTCCACCGCGGCGGCCGGGCCGCTTTGGCAGCTGCGCATGGCTCCCAGTCTCGACGCCCTCCTTCCGATCTCCAGGACGGCCTCGCGCTGGGTCCACGTCGCGCTGCCAGTCATGCTGATGGGGTTGTGGACGACGGCGGCTGCCGGATTCTTCGTGCTGGCCGGGGGCTTCCGGGTGGAGCTCCTCGTCCTGGGCGCGGCGGCGAGCGGTGGTTTGGGCGCGGGGATGCTGCGGCGTGCTTTCCGGCAGCAGGAAGACCTGACCAAGCTGGTGTACCTGATGCAGCTGGGACGCAGCGGACCCGCCATGCTGGGAACCCGGATCCGGGGCTACGTTCTGTGCCTCTTCGCCCTGGTCCCTTTGGCTTTGGGCATGCTGTTCAACGCCCCAGAGCTGCTGGTGACGCCCGCCGTCGTGCTCAATGTGGTGCTCCTGGTGATCGGCGTGACGACGGCCGACCGCCCCTGAGGAGGCTCGCCGGCGCGAGCTCGCCGGAACGGTGCCGGATCGCCGGAGAGTTCCGGCGACCTGGGTGCGTTCCGGCGATCTCGACGGCGGGAGGCTAACGACGGCGAGAGGCTAGCGACGGAGGGCGGTCAGTATCCGGTTCTTGAATTCCTGCTCGCGAAAGAGGTGCTTCCACTCCACGCGGACGAAACGCCAGCCGTCCTCGCTAAGGGCCTTCTCCCGGCGCCGCTCCTGGAAAATCACTTCGGCTGTCGGCTTGAAATCGAAGTACTTGACCTCGCCGTCGAATTCCAGAGCGACCTTTGCCTCCCGCCAGGCAAAGTCGAGCCGATGCCGGCCTGCCCGGCTTTGCACCTCAACCTGCGGTTCGGGCATCGGCAACTTCAGCCGGGAGATGAGTTCGCGGCACAAGGTTTCGCCGGCCGACTCGGATCGTGGATCAGCGTTGACCAGGGCCATTCGAAGGTTCCTGACGCCGCGTCGGCCATCCAATGCCTCGGCCATGGCCTGCAAAACCGCGCGATCAGCGCCAAGCCTGAGCGCATGGTCCATGATCACCAGCGCCTGCTTGTAGCTGAGCAGCAAGGCGCAATCCACCACTGTCCGTTCCAAGGACGTGACCCGCAAGTTCCTGATTGTCACAACGTCCGTCTCGTCGAAAGGCCTCGTGTGTCCGTGGACGTCCTTGCCAAGGCGCTCGCTCGACGGCCGGACCCGCAGCAGTATGTGGACGACGTCGTCGACATTCCAGAGGAAGAGGCGGTGCAGCCGCGCCGCCGAAGTGTGGCTATACACGAAGTCTCCCGCCGACGTCGTGAGCGTTCCGTGCGCATGGGCGTAAATCAGTTGCGTGCTTCGGAGCCAAGCGGATTGCTTCTCCCAGAGCGCGGCCCGGATATAGCAGCCGTACCGTAGCCGGACAAGCTTGCCGCTACGCACCAGGAGCTGGATTGCACGGGAATTTAGACCATGTGAGTGGAGTTGATCGGTGCGCCAAAGGTTTCCCTTTTCCGGGAGCGAAGATGGCTGGGAAGGCGTCATTGATCCAGCCTCGCGGGCCGCCGGGACGCACGGAAGCCACCTGGTCGCCTATGTGGAAAACGCGGGGTCGCCGGAACGGTACCGGGTCGCCCGAACGCTCCGGCGAACCGGCACCGTTCCGGCGAGCTCGACGGCGGGAGGGAAGCTACGAGTAGTACCGCCCCAAGGTCTCGGCCTTGAACTGGAAGAAGTCCCCGGATTCGATGGCCAACCGCGCGTCGTCCACCATCTTCACCACGAAACGCTCGTTGTGGATGGAGATGAGCGTGGCCGAGACCATCTCGTGCGCCTTGTACAGGTGATGGATATACGCGCGCGAATAGTTGGCACAGGTGTAGCAATCGCAACCATCCTGCAAGGGTCCGAAATCCGATTTGTAGCGTGCCCCGGAAAGGTTGTACCGACCGGACGGAGTGTAAAAGGCCGAGTTGCGGGCCACCCGGGTGGGGGAGACGCAATCGAACGTGTCGGCGCCGTTCTCGATGGCCGTGAAGATATCGTCCGGCTCGGAGATGCCCAGGAGGTGCCGTGGCTTGTTCTCGGGAAGTTCCTCGTTGCACCAACGCACAATGGTGCCGAGGTTCTCCTTCTCCAAGGCGCCGCCGATGCCGAAACCATCAAAGGGCATCCCGCCCAGGTCACGGCAGGCCTTGCGGCGGAGGTCCTCGTACTGTGCCCCCTGGATGACCCCGAAAAGGGCTTGGTACGGCTTCCCTACCCGGGAGGCCGTCAACCGCTCATGCTCCACCACGCAGCGCTCGGCCCAGCGACGCGTCCGCTCCAAGGATTCCTCTTGATAGCCGCGGGAGTTCTGCAGGGTGGTCAGCTCGTCGAAGGCGAACATGATGTCGGCGCCGATCTGGTGCTGCACCCGCATGGAGATCTCCGGCGAGAAACGGTGCCGGTCCCCGTTCAGGTGCGATTTGAACCAGACGCCGTCCTCGTCCACATGCGCCAGCCGCTCCTTGCCCGGGGCTACCGCGTCGTCAGGCCCGGACGCATCCACGGAGGTCATGTCGATGACCTTCTTGAACCCCGAGCCGAGGCTCATCACCTGGAATCCACCAGAGTCCGTGAACGTTGGCCCGTCCCAGTTCATGAACGCGCCGAGCCCGCCCGCCGCGTCCAGGATCTCCGGCCCCGGCTGGAGGTACAGGTGGTAGGCGTTGGCCAGCAACGCCTGCGCGCCGAGCTCCTTCATGGATTCGGGCAGCACGGCTTTGACCGTGGCTTTGGTCCCGACGGCGATGAACGCGGGCGTCTGGATCTGGCCGTGCGGTGTGGTGATGGTTCCGGTGCGGCCTAGGAACTCCCCGCGCTTGCCGCCGCCGTGGCGGCTGTCGCCGTCGGCGTTCAAAGTTCCCGACGACGGCGGCCGCGTTTCGCTGAGCCGCGCGCCTACCTCGAAGGAGAACGCGGACTGCGGGGCAGTCCCGGGCGCGGAAGGATCGGACTCGGAGCTGGACCCGGAACGAGGCAGGGAGGAATCGGCTGGCACCGTTACAGTCTGCCAGCCCGGGAGCGTGAATCGTCAGTGCGAATGCACCTCTGTGGGGTAGTTCTCAGCCTTCCAGCCGTCCCAGTGCGAGCGGATCGAGTCCAGGCTGGCCGCGCCCAGGTCGTAGGTCGACGCGATCACGATAGTGCCGCCGTCGGGCCTCTTCTCCGGAATCACCGGCTGGTCAGCCACAATCAGCAGCCCATCCCCGTGTTCCGCATAACCGTGCACGGTGAGGCCCACCTGGTGGTTGCTCCGGAACCAGACCTTTCCGGAAATGGCCTCGCCCGTCGGGAGCGTGAGCGAGTATTCCTCCCCGGGAGCCGGGACGTCGGCCAGGCCAAGTTTCTGGATTCCGGAGCCGCTACCGCCGGGCAGGGAGACGAAATGCGTGCGCCGGTGCCCGTGTGGATGGCGTTCCAGGGCGAAGCGGAGCTGGTGCAGGAAGGTCAGCCAACCTTGGGTGATGTCCTCGTCCCACGCGGCCCATTCGGAATCGTGGTCCAAGGCGGCCCGCGTCACGCGGACTTCGGTGCCTCCGCTGACCGGTGTGAGTTCGAAGACGTCTCCGCCGTTCACCGTGAGGCTTGTGTGGTCAGGCCCCTCGACCACTGCGGTGCTGAAGTAGATTTGGTTGATTTCGTCGCCAAGCTCATCGGCCTCCCAGCCGTGCCATTGAGCCACGAGCGACGGTTCGCGCAGCGAAGTCCAAACTTGCTGCGCGTCGGCATTAACAACAACGCTCAGATTGTTCGTCATGGCCCGAATCTACCGCCGTTGGCGCGAACGCGACAGGTCTTGCGGAATCCTCCGATAGCGCCTAAGCCCGCACGGCCTCGAGTTCGTTCGCGATCCGGTGATCGAGTTCCCCGACGCCAAGGGTGTTCGAGCCGCCGTGCGAGCGCAGGAACAGCAGGGTTTCGAGCCGGAGCAGCCGCCATTCACGCTCGGCGTCGCGGTTGCCGTTGTCGATGGAGCGGAAGATTTCCTTGTCGTACAGGTTCGGTTCGTTGAGCCCGCGCTGCCGGACCTTGGCGGCGATCCGGGCCTTGAACGGGTCCGTCTCCACGGTGTCCGGCGCTTGCAGGAGTTGATCGTAGACTTCCCCGCGGTCCGTTTGGCCGAGCTCACGGCAAATGAAGCTGGAAAGGGCGAGGGAACGTTCAACGGACATCCACCGGTCGCGGTTTCCGTCGTAGGGGAGCACGTTGAGAATATCGGCCACCGCGAGGGCATGGTCCGGATCCCGCAGCTCGATGAAAAGATCGTGCGCAAGGTCGCTCAGATCCCGCAGGCAGCTTCCCGACTTCGTATTGATGCCCTTCACGAGGCGTTCACTCAACACCGCGACGCCGTTCCTGCCGGGGTGCGCTTCGGCAGCGGCGGCCACGACGTCCTCGGGCGAGTCTGTCGGTTCCGGGATCAGCGCGAGCTGCTCGGGACTCGGCGCCGTCGGTCCGCTGACAGTCGGTGCCACCGTGGGCAAAGGGGGTACGACGACGGCGGGAACGGCTTCCGCGGGCGAGTCACCGGCGTCGGAGGTACCGGCGTCGGGCGCGTCAGCGGCGTCGGGCTCACTGCCGGCGCCGGTAAGCTGCTCCGCAAGCGTGGCAGGGTCTTCGGCGAGCGTGTCGACGTCGTCGGGCACGACACGTGCTTCACCCACAGGGACGCTGGACCCGATCGCGATCCGTACTTTTCCGCCGTCGAGCGTGGTCACCAGGACGAGCGCGGGCACGCCGAAATCGTCGTGTTCGAGCTCGATGTGCGCGATTTCCTCCGAGGGACCATCCCCAGGGAGGAACAAGTGGTCCCCGATTTGCAGGGCCCCAGCTTGCTTTTCACGGTACTGCTGGTCGGCCGGGCTGTGAGTCATCGGAAGTCCTTTGGTTCTCTTGGGGTCCGCCCAACAGTCTATAAAACCCACCCAGCAAATCGGGGAGGTGGCTACTGCCAGCCGCTACTGTCCGACGCCGGCAAAAGCCAAGGCCTGGCGTACCAGATTGCCGCGGCCGCCGCTGAACTCCTGCTGGACGTCGTCGCTGAGGATTTCCTGCGGAGTCATCCACGTGAGCTCGAGGGCGTCCTGGCGCGGTTCGCACTCGCCGGTCACCGGGATGACATAGACGAGGGACACTGCGTGCTGGCGGTCGTCCGTGAAGCCGGTCTGCGACGGCGCCGGGAAGTATTCGGCCACCGTGAACGGCACGGGACTGACGGGCAGCTGCGGGAAGG
This genomic interval from Arthrobacter sp. FW306-2-2C-D06B contains the following:
- the aceA gene encoding isocitrate lyase; translation: MTAAFEPGQPAAQQTATEQAAALELEWAANPRWEGVTRDYSATDVVRLRGRVSEEHTLAKRGSEKLWKQLTEEAKTGGYTNALGALTGNQAVQQVKAGLRAIYLSGWQVAADANNSGHTYPDQSLYPANSVPTVVRRINNALLRADQIEFSEGIQTVEDWLVPIVADAEAGFGGPLNAYELMKSMIQAGAAGVHWEDQLASEKKCGHLGGKVLIPTQQHVRTLNAARLAADVAGTPTVVIARTDAEAATLITSDVDERDQEFITGERTAEGFYKVRNGIEPCIARAKAYAPYSDLIWMETGTPDLELARKFAESVKAEFPDQMLSYNCSPSFNWRKHLDDATIAKFQRELGAMGFTFQFITLAGFHALNYSMFDLAHGYAREGMSAYVELQEKEFASESRGYTATKHQREVGTGYFDDIATALNPNASTLALVGSTEEGQFH
- a CDS encoding XRE family transcriptional regulator translates to MSPVSWNREVPPPSSSASDAELDVISLGRRVRYLRKQAGLTLDDVSAAVGTAPSQLSLIENGKREPKLGLLKQLAAALNVGIDQLLGAEPPSRRAALEIELERYQRGPLYESLNLPKIRVSARLPLDVLESQVGLLQELERRLNEQVATPEEARRANGELRAMMRERGNYFPEYEAEAQKVLKGVGYTAGPLSQHVIADIADHLGFTLHHVGDLPHSTRSVTDLKNHRIYLTQSQRQDHDPRSVLLQALGHYVLGHETPKNYGDFLAQRVATNYFAAALLLPEHATLEFLQKAKAAKEIAVEDIRDAFAVSYETAAHRFTNLATKHLGITTHFQKTHQSGIIYKAYENDGVAFPQDHTGAIEGQPACKAWTSRAVFDVPDKFSAYSQYTDTVSGTYWCTARTERSAAGEFSLSIGVPYQHVKWFRGRETTARATSTCPDPNCCKRPPASLASSWAGNAWPSARAHSHLLAAMPPGAFPGVDETEVYAFLEAHSG
- a CDS encoding dihydrofolate reductase family protein — its product is MTKVVAFMSMSLDGYVADLDDGVDEVFDWYFAGDVDVPTFNPGFTFHVSEASAQHLRTLMGEVGAMLTGRRTSDRADAWGGQHPFGVPAYVVTHQMPEGWPRSDSSVHFVTDGLESAVGQAKAAAGDKIVGMHGPDTIRQCLDAGLLDEIRVDLVPLLLGSGIRLFDRFENAPITLGNPTVVEGVGVTHLSYPVLKE
- a CDS encoding DUF6036 family nucleotidyltransferase, with amino-acid sequence MVEHFDTVDEYIASRPDEVRTILQEIRRRALAAVPGAGDRISYGISTITLDGHYVVYFAAWKHHISVYPVPDGDEDFEREIAPFRAAKGTLKFPLGKPIPYELIEKVATLLAGRERQRGGSGAATDNRPVRGYGTAMRRDELEHAIRAATDIIHGDRVIVIGSQSILGSFTEDQLPASITMSDAVDIAPFSDDDAGTLADSIDSALGEWSPFHKEFGFYVQAAERETAVLPEDWEYRLVGVRNEQTRYSTGLCLDPYDLCAAKLIAARPKDHAFVLALIESSLIDRVRLVDRIRLVDPSEPRRDAALSWAMSV
- a CDS encoding queuosine precursor transporter, with the translated sequence MTSAPESQTLSKPAPRFASIGSPYFGIMLACMAVVLILSNIGAAKGVVFGPIITDGGFFLFPLAYILGDVMSEIYGFKVARKAIITSFALSAFASLCYWIIIALPGFNDDYGNAKQAAIEGALGPVPQIVLASLLAFLAGQTINSLILVRMKARSGERTLWARLMGSSGVGEFVDTLIFCSIAASVIGITDFGSFVNYVLVGFVYKVGVQYILVPVTSLVIGWIKKREPSYWA
- a CDS encoding ABC transporter ATP-binding protein, which gives rise to MKLGNAVLTAENLVAGYGEHAVCGPLDVEVFSGQVLGMVGENGAGKSTLLRTMIGAQAAIEGDAHVLGLMPDDRSALFRSKVSVLLDEDAYFDSLTVREHLSLVARGHGLADPDAAVEGEIDFFELQTVAEAFPDQLSSGQRRKLLLASAFIRPFELLVLDEPEQRLDTRMRGLLAQRIARTAKKSAAVVMVTHDADVAQAACTRAVIVDDGGARVVSTDEAVARIRR
- a CDS encoding DUF6297 family protein, which gives rise to MSTAAVAQPEFVDFDPERATRKVIRPRGQSLLSRLNELYIQFLTFGVGLIYATGLLNGLTAAAEHGFGGHLISASYGVVPVEYGLVAGFGLLGLAAYWVAGRLGPLAITANQRHWWYSLAINREPLLARGLRRAVLAAAVVGALTTIPVAVISGSNAVVFAGRVLAGALTGAAILALAAFAQTRLAGPAGSQRSARPQGRATSWLLAAASAALGAMLFGTLQGNWNFAVAPAVALIAAALGMRNKLSSVRTTSLLKAGSARGHVQAALTLMDTGELSASLSSGGKRSRIKLPGTPRTAAGALFHAEATVLARQPGRLWRWGLGLAVVPLTGLVRTFDSPVILLPVLLAAAIFSSTAAAGPLWQLRMAPSLDALLPISRTASRWVHVALPVMLMGLWTTAAAGFFVLAGGFRVELLVLGAAASGGLGAGMLRRAFRQQEDLTKLVYLMQLGRSGPAMLGTRIRGYVLCLFALVPLALGMLFNAPELLVTPAVVLNVVLLVIGVTTADRP